The Motacilla alba alba isolate MOTALB_02 chromosome 13, Motacilla_alba_V1.0_pri, whole genome shotgun sequence sequence ATCCTCGGTGCCTTTATTCTCTTTGCTATCGTAGGTAATATCCTGGTCATTCTCTCAGTGGCTTGCAACAGACATTTAAGAATCCCTACGAACTATTTCATCATTAACCTGGCCATAGCTGACCTGCTGCTGAGTTTCACTGTCCTGCCGTTCTCTGCCACGCTGGAGGTGCTTGGCTACTGGGTTTTGGGGAGGATATTCTGTGACATCTGGGCAGCGGTggatgtgctgtgctgcacagcctctATTTTGAGCCTGTGTGCCATCTCCATCGACAGGTACATCGGGGTGCGGTACTCCCTGCAGTACCCCACGCTGGTCACCAGGAGAAGGGCGATTTTAGCTCTCCTGGGTGTCTGGGTCCTGTCCATGGTGATTTCCATCGGgcccctgctgggctggaaggagccgGCCCCGCAGGACGACAGGGAGTGCCGGATCACCGAGGAGCCCTTCTATGCCCTCTTCTCCTCCCTGGGCTCCTTTTACATCCCTTTAATCGTCATCCTGGTCATGTACTGCCGGGTCTACATCGTGGCCAAGAGGACTACCAGGAACCTGGAAGCTGGGGTGATGAAGGAAATGTCCAACTCCAAGGAGCTGACCTTGCGGATTCACTACAAGCACGTTCACGAGGACTCCTTGAACAACACCAAATCCAAGGGTCACAACCCCAGGAACTCCTTAGCtttcaaacttttaaaattctccaGAGAAAAGAAGGCGGCCAAGACGTTGGGAATCGTGGTTGGCATGTTTATCCTGTGCTGGCTCCCCTTCTTCATTGTCCTGCCGCTGGGTGAGTTGGGGATGCGAGGGCAGGGGTTGGGGTGGGTTTGCTGGATCCCACAGACAAATCTTGGAAAGGAATCAGATGAATGAGAAGGAGATTCTGTagggagagctgcagtgagcagaTGCAAGGAAGGGAATGAAAGGAAGGGAGCTCCCGATGTGCAAAGAGTCATGTTGAACTTTGGGAagtgtgcagctgcacagagctgctcacccGCAGTCCCCGGGGCCCGTGTCACCCCAGGGGACAGTTTCTCCAGGGTTCATATCTTGAATCCCCCTTTGTTGAATTGAATTAGGTGTCAGAAACAGCACCAAAATGCTTTACCCCAAATCCTAGATGAgaccagagagctgcagccctgcaatGTTGGGGGTTCAGGTCACTGCCCCAGGTTTGGGATATAGCACAGTAGGATTTTGGCATTTTAAGGTGCCCTCACTGGAAATGAACTCAAGTAATTGTGAGGGGCAAAACTCCCCTGAGCTTCGGGAAGCTGAAAAGTTCTAGTTGTGAGGTCAAACATTACTGATCAAACCCCAAAAGCAAAGGACATCCCACAGATCCCAAGGAAGGTGCTCATTGGGGTCACCAGCTCTTCGTTCAGGCACTTTGGACACTGCCATGGGAGCTTTTGGCAGCCACTCTGTTCACTTTCAACTTCAAAATACTGTTCAAGCATTGACATAGCCTTAACACATTGCTCAGCGTGCCCAAAGCTGTGAAATgttcttgttctgtttttaataTTAGCACTGCCTCTGAAGGGGAGTATCTCAACATACTCAATTACTGAGCTCTCAGAAATATCTGTCCAAAATTCATTTCTCTGAGACAATCTGGCAGCCTAATTATGGAAAGAGGTGGAtagagaaaggggagaaaaagcctTTATTAATGTTCTGTATTTGTGTTTACTTAGTTACCCaaccaaaacatttctgattGAGTGGTAAGCGAGTATTTTTAGAGATTGTTGTAGAAAACTAAACTGAGTTCAGCAGCCTGGTCCTAGTGGAGTATTATAAAACCATAATTTCTGTGTACCATTAAGAATCTTTACTGCTTCAGCTACTGCAGGGCAACTTTGTCATCTCTAGCTTACTATACTGAATTTTAAGATCTTTATGACTCGAGACTTGCATAAAGGTCACGTTAAGGATGTGAAACATTCCAGACAGAAGGAAAGCCGTGAGTAAAGTTCTCTTTGGCTACCGAAGTTTAAGTCCTCGTTCTGGCTCTTAGAGGAAGTTTCTAAcataaaacaagcaaaaataccCAGCTGTGGATGGAAATGTATTTCACCACATGTAGCAGTGCGAGATTTGTAGCAGCAGGTCCCGATCCCCTGGTACAGCAGATGCCCTCCTTGATTGTgaatttttgaaggaaaaaagcagctgtgaacACAGCAGCTCGTGGGGGTGGGTGGCAGGAGCCAGGACTGACACCCCTCACCCAGCCCAGCGAAAACAGACACAGGGCAGGAGCAAAGGGAGCCTCCAACCAGCTCCCAGTTCTTGACACTCAACGACTCAAGTGTCAGCTTTCCCTTTGAGGAGTTATTTCAAATCTCCTGGGCTCTCCGGGGGGTTTAGTGAGAGGCTGTTAAACCACCTGAGGGAGGATTGATAGCTTGGCCGGATGTGATTTTATCTCCTGTGTAAACTGTGCCGAGGCAGCAGTGGGTGACAGGCTGGAGCCTCCAGCgcagcactggggctggcacaggggctgggggacaaagccagagctggggacagaccCAAAACTGGGGACAAACCCCTCTCTGGGGACCAAACCAGAGCTGGGgaccccatcccagcccagggctgtgaccCCAACAGCCCCAGGGTGGGGGCACTGGCACCCCAGAGCCGAgggcaggaagagctgcaggggTGAGCCCTTGGCAGTGCCACAAAACTGCTGGAATCCTGTTCCTGTCAGAAACCCTCTGGCTGGAAAAGGGGGACAGAGGGGGTCCACAGCACCCCATACAGGCTCCAGATGCATTTCCACAGGGGGTGTTTTCCCTTGGTTTTGCTGACTAGGAATAGGCTGGGTTTTTCCCTTGTCCcggatttttctttttaaatttatgatgTAGCACTGTCCAACCCCTGTATTTTTATCTCCATGTATCAGTGCAGAGCCAATTGAGGATGTCAGGCATGATTCAAGCATTGCTCACTAGGACAGGTGGGAAAAGTCAGTTTCCTGACAtgcacagtgcagctgctctcaACTGAGGCAGTGGGGACAGAATTCCTAAGTGAGCTGCACTCTTCATAGCAGGAATGTCTTGCTTTGTGTCTTGAAGACACAATATTCAGTGAAATGCTATTAAAACCCTTTAGAGAGCACCCAGTGCTATGAAATCAGCTCCTGGGATAGGCCAACTGTAGAATCCAAAAAGTGCTGATGTTTTCCAAGCTCCCCACTGGTGCCTGGGCTGTCCAGCTGAGACAGCTCCCCTTGCTGCAAGGACAGGCTtcttcctcagcttctccttctcACAGCTCCTGTTTGCCCCAGTGACCCAAATCACAGCCTCACATCTGCATCCTTGCTATTTCTGTCTCTAtttctctgctccctgttccCTCAGTAATTCCATGACTCTGCAGGAGGGTTTTGGCAAAGCAGCTCTGGATTTCTGTGGATCCAGCCTCAGAACATCTGCCAAGCTGGTAAATGTTATTtctgcagcaccacagccccTGGTCTGAACAAATCTACTTAGATGTAGCAGAGTTTCCTTGGTATTCTTAGCAGTTCCTTGAGTTTCCCAGGCAAAATTGTTCTTCTTCTAGTCTGGCATTTCAATTTATTCCACAGCTCCCCGTTTGATATTCCAGCCCAGAGTTCCTCCATCAGgtggcagctgtgcctgggagcagctgtggtgctgaaaGCAGGCAGATTgcttggaaaaatgaaaagaaattgtatCAATGCTTCCAGAGCATTTTTCAAGCAAAAATCCCAAGGAAATCTCTGCATCCAGTGCAGATTGGAATTGCAGTCCTGACAGCACAGGCACTGAGCAGCATTACATCCTCAGCACTGAATTACCCCCAGTCAGGTCTGgggcactgagctgtgctgccttcagcacctggggatgcagagctggggtCAGAGAGAGCTCTGAGAGATTTGGGTTATTCCTGGATTGGATATTCTTTCTGCACAGCAGTGGAGCTGCAGAACATCCTGGCTCCACATTTATAAAAGCTCCCTGCCTGTGCAAACAGTCACCCTGCCACTCAAAATTGTTTGTGATTCaccataaaaaataaactaaagaCATTTGTGTCTTTGAGACAACTTCTTGGGCCATAAATTCAGTGACTCAGCTTCGAGGAGTAAAtatcttgtttttttaaaataaatgtttcttttcatccCTTTAATACAAATTCTTCCTTGGGCAGCAGGACTACATTAAATATTCATTGCTGATAAATGATGAgtaaaagagattatttttatttaaaggctAGAGCCCTGCAGAACCAAGGTAACTCATTAAAACTCCCTCCTTTAAACAATGGAGGGACCAATTTTGGTCAATacctctgttttaaaaatgaatgcaaaatgaAGGATTGTATAAGGAGAGGTTTGGTGTCGCTCCTGTAAATTAAGATATCAGAGCAGACTTCCCAGTCTCCTCCCAGACATTCCCAGAGGGAAAACTCACCAGGCACTAAACCAGGGCActtccccagcctgctgcatcATTCCAGGGGAGATCAGAGCAGCGTCCACTGCCCAGTTCAGAGCCTGCTCCCACAGatcctgcaaagaaaaataaaattcctggAACTGAGCCGACATGGGAGAggtcccagcagccccaggatgAAGACACACCTGGTGGGACTGTCACTAAGGATCTGGCTTTTGGAATCTCTCTGTAAGTAAtagaaaagaacataaaatgtTCTGCACATTGAAGGTCAGCCAACATGAAATTAttcctaaaataaaatgctgtttaagTACAGAATGTAGATTTATGTTATGTCAGGCCAACCTCTGAAATACCAAATTAGGCCCCCTGGTTTCCATGGGAAACCCTTCCAGGCCTTAGGtctggtgctggcagtgccactgggctctgctctctgcagggctttAGGCCTGGCTTATCTTCACCTCATTggcctcctcttcccctccctgaGCAGTCCAGCTCTCTCGAATCGATGCCCTGGAGTTAATAGTTACAGAATTCAGATAAATTAGTGAGATGTGGCAATCTGGCAGGTCAATCCTGGGGCAAAGTTCAGCTGACAGGAGACAGCAGGAACTGGACAATCAAACATCTGAGGGCATTCACTGAGCAGCACGGAGTGTTTTGGCACGTGGAGAGCAGCAGATCACTTTGGGATGacttcttttcctgctgaaatagCCTCCCTTAAGCCCTGGCTTAAGCCTTTGCTTTGCAAAGGGTATCAGTTACCAGTCACTTACAGACGTCTGGGGTTTAGGACAAAGTTGTTATCAAAGCAGGGGAAACTGCACAAATTCCTGGGTAATTCCCCTGCAGGCTTTGGATTTGTTTGTCAGAGGAACGAAGGGAAATCCTACAGTGGTCAGTGTCACAGAAACAAAtacacagagcagtgcagaaaaaccacagagaaatcACCCAGGGCTGACTGTTCACCCCAGGGATGGCAACAGCTCCTGGGTCAGGAGGACAGAGAGgtccaaggagaaaaaactgaGGACTGAGGCAGTGAGAGGAAATcaaaggcaggagggaagggagtcTCAGAGGAAATGTTGCTTTTAGCAGGGCAGTTGGACATTTGGTCCTTACCCTCTCAGAGGGGTCTGCAAACACTtgagctgctcaggctggagggcacaggagcagcactggggaaaggGACACAAATCCAGGTGGTCCTAAATCACCTGAGGCCAGAGCTCAGGGTCTCAGGTGCTTCAGGTGAGATGCTGCCAGGACCAAAGAGCCAGGAGGTTTTCCACATCTTCACTAAAACAATCCTGCATGAGCTGCTGCAAGGTTTGGAGCTGTTTTATTGGGCttccaggtgagccccaggaACTGGAAAGCAAGAACCACCCATCTCTGAGGGAGCAGAGACAAAACCTGTGCTGGAGATTCATCCAGCACCTCTGGAACAGTGCTGGAAAGCAAGAACCACCCATCTCTGAGGGAGCAGAGACAAAACCTGTGCTGGAGATTCATCCAGCACCTCTGGAACAGTGCTGGAAAGCAAGAACCACCCATCTCTGAGGGAGCAGAGACAAAACCTGTGCTGGAGATTCATCCAGCACCTCTGGAACAGTGCTCAGCTCCATGCTGGAGCTATTTCCCACCAGCCATGGCCAAGAGAGATTGGCTCAGCTGTCAGGCAGAAGcaaggaggagagaaaacacCAGAGCATGTTCAGTAATTGCAGATATTTAAGTACAATAAATGAAATGTCAGCAGACTCAGATTAGCTTTTCTAGACTCCCTCAATCAGCTAATCCCTTACAAAACAAGGATAATCTTGGCTCGTGGGCTGTCtagtcaggagctgctggagtctGTAACTGTTTTGGActaaataataacaacaataatgcTGTGCTTGTGTCCCTGTGCACTGCCAGCTTTAGAGACTGAACAGGATTCTGACCAAGACTGATCTTGGTTTATCATATTTGTCTGAGGGCAGCACAGTTTAAACACAGGTGAGTTCTCTCAGTGGTGTAAGTCACAGCTGAGAGGTGGTGCCCAGGGCAGTAATTCTGTGTTTAAGTCCAAGGCACTGTCCCTTTGGAAATCAAATGtagctgctgtgctttgcaaCTGCTCGTAATGCAAGGAGGtgaagcagctctggggtttAGGAAAGCATCTCGTGCCTATCTGTACTCCTTGAAGTCCTGGCTTTATTTTGGCCACTCCAGATAAGTTTCTATTTTCAGAGCCTTTCAAAAGCTCTCAAATTTGAGTCATTGTGAATGAAGTTCATGCTGTTCTCACTGCAGTGATTTGATCATCTGAAATATGAGGCATCTGCTACAGGTTGTCAGTCCTAGGACATAAATTCCTCACAACCAAGACACTATGGAgcactgagcaacctgggatggtggaaggtgtccctgtccatggcagggagtggaactggatgagctttaaggtccctttaaaccaaatcattccatgattccaggaTATCCATGAGGCACCTATCACTACTCTGAGAATGACAGCTGCCAGACTTGGAGCCCCATCAGATTTGTATGCTATCCATTGTTACATATAATTCCTGCAGTTTCCCCTTCATTTTCCTTATTGAATTTGATTCTGCTTGTTTTGGATGCTCTCTGTGTTTCTCAAGAtcatttttcactgttttccagctgttttctctgttaTCCTAAtcctcttctccagcagcctcccagctTGACCAACCCTTAGTTTTATAACCATCCTCTCCACTTCATCATCTACTGTTTGTAAACATCtactgtttggggtttttttcctatattaaATAAGTCCAGGGGAATGTAAACAAACACTggctgctggaagggaaggaatCAGGAGCTTTAGAAATCCAATTAGCTCTAAAACCTTGGCACGCTGGCTTGGCTGAGCCCGTGGTGCGAAGGGCTGCAGGAAGCTGAAACGAAAGGCAAGCACATCCTTTCAGCACATTCTAACTCActacagctctgctcaggggcAGATCAttgctcctgcagggaggactgtgctggctgtgcacaCAGGGGAGGTAACTCAGCCATCAGCAGCTTCCAGGAGTCGTGGCTCCTGCAGGAACCAAGGGGGAACACGGAGGTTCCCAGCCTGGAAAGTCTCGTGCTGGTCACAGCACAGACCTGATCCATCActtttcccagggaaagctCCACCATCAGGCAGATTCCTCGCACAGCAAGGCTCGTTTCTGCACCAGCTGACTCCTGGGGGACAGATGGAGGTGGGGGTTGATGTTGGTGAGGTTTCCTGTGTTCCCTGTCTCAGGACTCAGCTGTTACCATTTGGTGTTTTGCAATGCTTTCCCTCGCCAGAGCAGTTTTTAAAACCTTGGAATTTTCTCTTGAAAAGCTCAGATTTAACTCCAGTCAGAATGGCCCCAATCTGCACCAAAACGGAATCTCTGAAAGAAGATTGGCCTTGGATTGCCTTCCAAGGATACCTGTACCCACTCACTAATTACCAATTCTCTCTTTCTATTTTATGGTGTGCAAACAAGGGGGTTTGGAAACACTTCATTTTCAACCCGTTATCAGTAGAGAGAAGGAGTTTCATGTCATGTGGCTCTTTAATCTTCAGACAATGGCAAAGGCATGCAGGTCCCCAGTTTCCCAGCTGGAATATCCAGTGGCACACAGCAAAGCCCTTACATGACTCTGTGGTACCGTTGTACTGCAATAAATCCAGATGTTGAATTTGTTCCAGGAAACTGGAAAGGAGCTCTACACACTCCCCTCTAggtgtgttttcatttcagcaaaacTGGATTAGGAAGACTTTGAAATGCAATTCCTTTGTAAGGCACAGAAAACAGCCCCTGACAGCCCCAAATTCATCCCTAGTGACTTGTCCTTAAATCCAGGGAATCCACGGTACTCGTCCCCAATTATTATCTAATCTAAGTATCAAATTCTGAGCAGAACTGATCATTCTATGAGTAATTTATTATACTTAATTGATATCAAACCCACAGtgcattaaaaatgaatgtttaatTAAAACCTCCTTCAGTGAATAGTTTTCTTAATTAAGAGTGCAACAATTAAGCCATTCCAGAAGATTttgctgctgcccaccctgaTGTTTTAAGGACTTTTCCCAGGTCCACTAAAGCCCTTAGGAGCCTTTTCAAAGGGTTTCAAGGACTTCCCTGACGCCAGTGGACTCTGAATTTTAATGTCTCAGCGGTGCTCTGCCTCCATATTCTGCAGAATATGTGAGCAGAATTAATATGGCAAATTGTTTCCCACAGTGTTCCCTAATTTCATTGAGGAGATTGACTGACTTTCTCTGTAATAAAGCATCCATTATAAAGAACCAGTCAGACCCTAAATGAAATTAGTTCTTcctaaataaaatacttcttaaTTCCTTTTTATGATACTTGCTCAGTGTATCTCCAAGCTCAACAGCTCCATCAAGCCTGGGGACTGTGGGCAAAAAACTGATTCCTCCAAAgtgattttctgaaatatttcccGTTCTCCACTTGTGCTTTGCAAAATCTCGTTGGTGTCAGTGGTGCAGTGGGAGGGAGATTGTGGTGCTGTGATTAATGAATCTAGGGTTAGTGTCAAGAAATAAAAGTGAGCAGAAAATGCTCATCCCTTGGAGCGAGGCTGTTAAACGTGGAACACCAGAAGAGCAATCGCTTGGAGCAGGGAAATCCCTCTGGCCACCCCACAGGGAATAAATCACTGAGGAGACAACCACATGCAAATTTTCCAGGCACTTTAAAGAGCAGTTTAAATCAGCGCAGGGCTGATTTAATCTCCTTATcaggctgcagtggggcagTGATTGGAGATTAGAGCAGGAAATATCAGTCTGGCGTGCAGGTGTGTCCAGCAGGCTTTGCTTTAGCATCAAAACAGCCCACACTTGATTGCTCCTGACAGGTTGATGCAGCTAAATAGAAGGTACCTTagttaattaaaacaaataaataaaattaaagatcAGCATTTAGCTGCAATAGTAGAAAGGTTTTGAAACTGAGAAATTCAGGAGTAAGTTCTTGTGTGATATAGATGAGAGAGGCACGACTGGTTTATCTGCGTTGGTTCCCAGTTCTTATCTCTAGACTTTCCCTCATTTCATCTGGCCTGTAAAATTccttgttatttatttattttgtttatagCATTTTCTCTGTCCACGTTTAATCTgactaaaattatttaaatttggTAGAGGAATGTGTTACAGCTTTTCAGCTGTTACAGCATCAGACAAAGGCAGACCTTTCAATCCACCTCTGTGGATTCCAATTTGCACCTGAGAAAAAATAGAGACTCCTGAGCCCCTTCATAAGGTTTGCTGGGCTTTaagagctgaaaataatttctattttaaaggaATTCCAGAAAACAATTTAAGAATTTTATCAGTGTGAGCTCCAAGAAGTTCCTTGTACATCATGGTGCTTTGTAGCTGTTTTGTAAAGCCACAGAGCTTCCCTTTTCCCTAAACTGAAGGGAAACATTAGCAATTATCACTTACAAAATAAACCTGCAAAGGCTTTGCAGCTGAGCATGGGGAAGATTCAGCAGCATCCTCCTCATCTTGGCTGCAGCTATAAACTCAGATCAGCTTTTCCTGAAGCTCTGTAAGAATGTAATGGCTCATTCCATGGAATCCCAGGAATTGTCACTGAATCCTTCATGTGAGACGTGCAGGAGACACAGTTCTGGGAGCTGCACTGATTTGGTGCATGCTggaaatttttcaaaagcatttcatGGTTTCTCTGATGTTTGACACGTTGTGCTCTGTAATTCCTGCAGCATCCATCAGGATGGAGGCAGGACCTGCAggatctgcagctgctgcacagaaaagGCTCTGGCCAAACCCTACAGATCAttgccagcagcaccccctgAGGGACAGGGGCTCACCCTGCAGGAGTCCTGCAAAACCCTGAAGTGCAGAGTCATGAGGAAATCCCTTAAAACTCTCCATTTAACCCTGAGTTCCTCAGCTGCAGGGCAGACCAGCCCTGGCACCATTCCCAAACTCTGCCAGGATCAAATCTGGGATCTGGCTGCACAGGACCCTCCGTGCAGGGAGTGCAGCCCAGGCCTGGCACCATTCCCAAACTCTGCCAGGATCAAATCTGGGATCTGGCTGCACAGGACCCTCTGTGCAGGGAGTGCAGCCCAGGCCTGGCACCATTCCCAAGCTCTGCCAGGATCAAATCTGGGATCTGGCTGCACAGGACCCTCTGTGCAGGGAGTGCAGCCCAGGCCTGGCACCATTCCCAAGCTCTGCCAGGATCAAATCTGGGATCTGGCTGCACAGGACCCTTCAGGCAGGGAGTGCAGCCCAGGCCTGGCACCATTCCCAAGCTCTGCCAGGATCAAATCTGGGATCTGGCTGCACAGGACCCTCTGTGCAGGGAGTGCAGCCCAGGCCTGGCACCATTCCCAAGCTCTGCCAGGATCAAATCTGGGATCTGGCTGCACAGGACCCTCTGTGCAGGGAGTGCAGCCCAGGCCTGGCACCATTCCCAAACTCTGCCAGGATCAAATCTGGGATCTGGCTGCACAGGACCCTCCGTGCAGGGCGTGCAGCCCAGGCCTGGCCCCACACAcgctgtgctggctgtgctggcaccccagagctgttacccaggagcagaggaagtgCTCTTGCATAGTTTTGAGGCCCCAGGCACGACCTCTGCATGTCTGTGAGATGGGAACAGTGCCCAGAATCACATCCCTCCCCTCCTGACAGCCACCACTGACTCAGCTGCTTTCACAGCCCAGCTAATCCGAAACACTCCAGAGGAAAAGGTtccttcccagccaggctgggctgtcaGCCTCCATTTGAAAGGCTCTGCAAACCTGACTCCAGTTCCTGACAGAGGAATTCTCTCCTGGATCCCCACTCCTTGGTCACTTGAGGCAGACACAGAGGTGGTTTCCCAGATGGATAACAGAGTCAGCTCTGTTTGCCATAAAAACCTCATACATTCTTTTCTCCAGTCCCATTTGCTAAATTTAGCTGATCAATTACCACTGAAAGTACAGGAAGTGGATTCCCCAGTGTgagcttttgtttggttgtgaagggaaggggaagtgTTCACAGAATAACCTCTTGGTCGGGGTCACACCATTTTTATGAATGCCTGAGATGTGGGAAGTTCCCCAATTGAG is a genomic window containing:
- the ADRA1B gene encoding alpha-1B adrenergic receptor; translation: MNFKMNNYLGDTSNTSIPGYFKGSALNYDNFSANNSNETGSDLDSPALATSRAIIVGLILGAFILFAIVGNILVILSVACNRHLRIPTNYFIINLAIADLLLSFTVLPFSATLEVLGYWVLGRIFCDIWAAVDVLCCTASILSLCAISIDRYIGVRYSLQYPTLVTRRRAILALLGVWVLSMVISIGPLLGWKEPAPQDDRECRITEEPFYALFSSLGSFYIPLIVILVMYCRVYIVAKRTTRNLEAGVMKEMSNSKELTLRIHYKHVHEDSLNNTKSKGHNPRNSLAFKLLKFSREKKAAKTLGIVVGMFILCWLPFFIVLPLGSLFSALKPPETIFKVIFWLGYFNSCLNPIIYPCSSKEFKRAFIQILRCQCHRRKQLGWWPYSYRTWNRCSLEHARRDSLEDSGSFLSGSQRTLSSASPSPGYVSRISQPQLELCTLHECRDCSSLLSPARQSGGQQGHCHFFTFQPLPEHNGHGPAAGPGSGREPPGTP